CATGACTGTGGTGTCCAGCTCAAGTCGTGtcttccgcgtgtgatgtttgaagtggGCCTATTTGGACGAAGCTAAGTAGATGGGGAGTACGAACATCAGCAGATtccacgattttatgatcctaCCGGGgataagagacagagactgtcaagtgctcttacaTGAACCAGTCTGTCCGATCGAGTCAAGGTGTGATTTTTGCGTTCTACTTACACGCCTGTATTCTCAGCTCACAACTCCTCGCAAAACATCTCAAAGAAAAGTGACATTGCATGAGTCGGAAAGATAATAGGAAAGATTtagacctcagaatagggtcaATTAGAGACGATAAACCAAAGCACAAAGAATACTACACAGCATTacgtggtttttttgcacgcgatctgtttctcgtaaggcacgcaataaggacgcctgttaacccgtgatttgtaaaaatttaaacaaaaaatgtaattcttttttcatgtctttcttgtcccatcgctgagaaattcggatcgcttcctcccagtggaaagctagcaagcgatgggacaagaaatacatacacaaaaatatatataatagatcccttgactttggggtagcacgactaggttgctgctagctttccactgggaggaagtgaccctaatttcccagcgatgggacaatctataaatgaaaaacaaatctgaaaaaaaatctaatagatcccttgactttcggggtagcgcgactctgtagttgctgctagctttccattgggaggaagcgacccgaatttcccagcaatggaacaatctagtaatgaaaaaaaataatctaatatatcccttgacttggggatagtgcgactctgttgctgctagctttccattgggtgGAAGCGACCCGACTTTCGCAGCGTTCGGgcaatctagtaatgaaaaaaaaaatcaaaaaaaatccaatagatcccttgacttaagggtagcgcgactctgttgctgctagctttttattgggaagaagcgacccgaatcttccagcgatgagacaatctagaaatctaatagatcccttgacttgggatgTTAAGCTACTGGGATtggggcgaaatgggataacggcgatccgggattgcgccaaaatgggatgtggagctaatggtacatgacatggtggtaaaatgacacttggcctgagaaatgtcgccaaaatgcgatgggggcgaattgggataacggcgaaacgggactaatagatcccttgactttggggtagtgcgactctgtcactgctagctttccactgggaggaagcgaccggaatttcccaatgatgggacatcctagtaatgaagaaaaaaaccaatcttaaaattaacagagtcgcaatACCCCTAAAGTCAAGGGgtttcgtttttgtcccttgactttgaggatgacaagaaaatatcgggcgcaaaaacgtgatttgtaaaaacatttttacaaatagcgaggcgcgccccgcgatttgtaaaaatgtttttacaactGGCGGGGCGCGCTCCGTGatttgtaattatttttttttacatttttacaaatcacgggttaacaacggCTTATTGCTACACAAAGCATCTAGTGGGCAACGAATtctgattttttaaagtttttttgtgtgagtaagaatattttttatgtgcaccccaaccccctccccaaagTTGATTTGGTACGAtgaaaagataagaaaatcTTCCAAGCCATTTGGTCGTTTCAATGACGTAAACTAgttataatttaaaaaaaaactaaaacccaTGTGCCTACTTTTTTATGACGTGTAGAATAGACCTCCGAACCGCATATCTACACTATGTTGTATTCCAACCATCCCCTAACTTAATAGGTCTGGCACTGACAAACATATCTGACTGCCCAACCGACCATCGCGTGCGATCCAGAGCAACTGAATAATAGTGACTATCCACAATAGAACAATTTAATTCCAACCAAAATGGTACGGAACAGTTTCCTATCTATATGCGTTGGAAGGCGTCTGCATTTAGAGTAATGTTTGTCCCGGGCTAAAGTATTTTAATGTATATTCAGAACTCATTCTCGTCATATGGACATAATACAGTTAACTTGTTTTAGTTTGCCAAGTTGTACCTTGTATTCATATAAATTAACAATCCTTGTGTAAAAGAACAAACGGGTGTAGCTCGGTTGGTTTGACAGGAACACGGCGACAATAAACATTTCCAGCTGACGACGGTGGTCAACTCAACCGGACCAATGATGTGTGACCTATGAAGTAGGATCCTTTACAGTGAATTGCAATTGTTGTGTCTGCTGCTCTCTCATCATGTACTTGAAAGCCCTTTACATCAGTCTTTCATGACAAACCTTGCTTTAACAATTGCCTCTTGAAAAAGCACTGATTTCAATTAGTAACATAGTGACAGCTTAGGGTAACCTTCGCCTACATTCTCTTGCTAAGTGtgtacagagaggaagagagagagagagagagagagagagagagagagagagagagagagagagagagagagagagagagtgagagagacttagacttagacttagaacattttattgacataaatggtaaacattttaagccaagggcctaatcttacaacgtgccctttacattcacactaacacatccgcacgcatataaccaacataatataatgaaatcatataggcataacatgtaaatgtacagtaaataggcataagcaccacggccacacgaaacacacAGTCTAATAAATatacgaagtaaaacaatatgaatactataTGCTATTAATATGTAATATGatgtgaatataattatatagtaatattaatatagtatacattagacagaactgtaagattcacataattatgtcaccGTGGGTGTGTACTTACAGAGAACAGTTTAGATGTTTTTTTAAGGAAGATTTAAAGATATTTACAGATTTGCTAGTTttaacattcgaaggaagagagttgcaccttgacggcccagcaaaggagagagagagagagagagagagagagagagagagagagagagagagagagagagagctcagaactcagaactttattacataaggataaaggttttaggcttagcctaatcttccaacctgtccttggaacatactacagagaataattgtaaacgaaagcaaagactgcgcacatacacacacacacacacacacacacacacacacacacacacacaccctcgtatacacacacacgcacacacaagctcacacacacttacacacacacacacacacacacacacacacacacacgcacacacacacacacatgcacacatatacacacacacatgctcgcgcgcgcgagcgtgcgctcgcttacctacacacatgcacatgctatcatttcatacctaaaaggagcagtatctaatcaaagtattaaaggTCAACCACATTGCTCGGTCAAAAAAATTCTGCTGAGAGAACATTACTAAATAGTACCAGATGCAAAATATTGGCAAGCAAAGTCCTTTGGTTTAATAGATATCGATCAATGAAAGTGGGTTTTCATACCTGCAATTAAGGGTAAGGGAAGTAAGAATCTAAAACGCAGCCATGGCTGATCTCCCCTCGCAGTGACGTCAGCAGCTGTATTGGCATGGCAGACCATGAAGAAAACAGTGAAACAAGCAGCGTTTCTTCACTGGAACTATCGTGCTACAGTAGTGATTTTGAGGTTTTGAATGAACACGATCTTCAACCATACCAGTTTGAACCTGAGCTGTCCGATGCTGAGGTTGAGGAAACACCCGACAGAGACGATTTTAGCGAGTCTCTCGATCGTTTGATGTCCACCAACTGGTAAGAAACTACCACTGATTCAGTGATTGTGAGACTCTTCCTCGTATATATTCCTATTATAGAATCGATTCTGGTAGAGCTTGTTTTGCAGTCAGTAATTTGTAAAGTTTGTGCGAtgtcttcttttacccttgatGCAATTCATGCATGCCAGAAAGTGATGCGCATTCCTGATTAtaattttagtcaaaacatcaTCCTACTGAGTAGTCAGTATGCCCACTCAATCATTGCTAGTAGCAGTCCCCAAAACTAAAACTAGCCAAATCAGTACACGTATGAATATACCAATGTTCCAATGGAATAACAATTTATTATGGTTTTGTCTAGACATAATGGTCACTACCATTGGTTGTGAATTTGTCCATTTCAGTTGTTTTACTGCCTTAGTAGATCaatttttttgtgtgagtttgtAGACTGCAGAGAATTTGAACTAAACTTGtatcaaattttgtgtgtgcaggtgtcagTGCGCAAACTGTGCAGGCATGGGCTCAATCCGAGAATGCCGCTGTTGTCAAGAAATTCCAGAAATGGAATCACTGACAGTAAGCACAGGGGTGGGCTGCATCACTGACCACCCTGGCTTCAGATCAGTGTGCTTGGACCACTATGTCTTGGAGACATGCTATCACTGGTACAACCAGCAGTATGGGAGGGCTATACAGGATGCTAATGAgtaagttattttttttttagaattgtaATCATGATACTATAAATAGGTTTATGTCATAGATGtgcaaaaacaaataacaataaaataaaaaaatgaaaattaattgtcagatattcatttttatttcaagaCAATTCATTTATTCGCATGTGCTAATTCTGAGCAAAGCAATATGGGGAATGTTTTCAAGTATCCTGATTGTACACTTTGTGtactgtggactgggtggccgagtggtaacgcacttgcgctcggaagcgagaggttgcgagttcgaccctgggtcagggcgttagcaattttctcccccctttcctaacctaggtggtgggtgctagtctttcggatgagacgaaacgccgaggtcccttcgtgtacactacattggggtgtgcacgttaaagatcccaccattgacaaaagggtcttgtgtgtggcgcacgttatatgtctttcggatgagatgaaaaaccgaggtccctttgtgtacactacattggggtgtgcacgttaaagatcccacgattgacaaaagggtctttcctggcaaaattgtatcggcatagataaaaatgtccaccaaaatacccgtgtgacttggaataataggccgtgaaaagtaggatatgcgccgaaatggctgcgatctgctggccgatgtgaatgcgtgatgtattgtgtacaaaaaattccatctcacacggcataaataaatccctgcgccttgaatatgtgcgcgatataaattgcataaatttttttttttaaaatccctgcgcttagaactgtacccacggaatacgcgcgatataagcctcatattgattgattgattgatactgtcATTAATACTGtatgcttgtttttctttccaggCAGTATCGGTATGTAGCTTACCGCATGCTTGTGCGGTGGGTCTGGAAATGGCTGGGAGAGACATCAGGGTCACCTTACCAGCTTGTGCGGTTGCAAGAATTAGAGAACAGTTTCCTAGTGCAGATGGGCAGTACGTGGGTTATAGggacccacgacctcccgatcacagggcggacgccttaccactaggccaccgtgccggtttgtcttattagtgcagtagacgaattctggcattgtagagtgacatactgtgtccggtcagcaagatacgatttaaagaagtcacagaccgaatcgtttctcaaataatagtgagcgagagagagagagagagagagagagagagagagagagagagagagagagagagagagagagagagagacggacggaatGACGGGCGGGCGGGCAggcttacagacagacagatagacagacagtcagtcagacagacagacagacagacatacagacagacaggaaaagagagagaaagagagagacacatacacacatacagacggacggacgcgcagacagacagacagacaggcagacagacagacagacagacagacagacagacagacagacatattgaatgactgactgagaaGTGGCGGACGATGACAGAAACATAGACATATTTATACGGTGATATCAACACCATCATGGGTTGACTAACTCTGTAAGTATGCTTTGGTACAGATCTGGAAGAACATTTTATGAAAACAGTACCACTGGTACGCGTGATTATTGACACGTAGTGTTTTCGGTAACCGCTCTTTTCATTTTTGGTGCGTCGATGTATTTTCTCATTCATATTCGAGCATAATCATGTTCTCGGCTTTCAGTGTCAGTGAGTACTAAACGCAGGGGAGACCTAATTGGGTAATACTGTCATGTATTTTAAATTTCAACAATATCGGGAAGATTTAAGTCGGGaaagtcggggggggggggggggtgtcagagaGATGATGACTATCAGAGACTTGCCAATTCAAggatttcatccaaaatgttgtctAATCTTATCAAGCTGAGCTAAGTTAtgtgaacacacaaacaaacctttaagaaagattcactcaagCATAACATTCgataaaaacataaaacaacatgACATGCCAATAATCAAATACTAGATCATTAACATGGTAACCACAGGGTAATCAAAATCTATCACTTAACCTTAtaaattgttttgagcgttccagcgccgttagttttctgaaatgaatcaatcaatcaatatgaggcttatatagctattctgatgaacacgtgggggaattcgggggctgtggtctcttccgatcatcaaagcataatgctacggaagtcggccatttttctcaatatccaaaagcatattgtcgataacaaagacgcatggttccggtttacccatctgtaccacggcgatgtttctatcgacaacagcatacactgacaacttaaaaagctgtttcaacaactgtgttgtgaaatcgaatgcacttggagtcagtttttcttccaaagtcagaaagcgtgtagcggtgtgcatgcctgcgcgaacatgatgcgcgtaagaagtttgtttgctatcaaaacctgagatcaacgcatcgacgcaaaaactgtcattttgtaagtttggaacaacaaatcaaggtcataacagctatataatcgctattgtgttttcagcgtagcaatagggtccgatatttagactcgaacaagtataatgcgactcgtcttcgactcgtcggcattatacttgtctcgtctaaatatcggaccctattgctacgctgaaaacacaataggtgttaatatcgcgcgtattccgtgggtacagttctaagcgcaggtttttttttatgcaatttatatcgcgcacatattcaaggcgcagggatttatttatgccgtgtgagatggaatttgttttacacaatacatcacgcattcacatcggccagcagatcgcagccatttcggcgcatatcatacttttcacggcctattattccaagtcacacgggtattttggtggacatttttttttatctatgcctgtacaattttgccagaaaagacccttttgtcaatggtgggatctttaatgtgcactccccaatgtagtgtacacaaagggacctcgggttttcgtctcatccgaaagactagcacttgaacccaccacctaggttaggaaaggggggagaaaattgctaacgccctgacccagggtcgaactcgcaacctctcgcttccgagcgcaagtgcgttaccactcggccacccagaaaTGTATTGGTCCATGTTAGGCAGTGGTCCATATAAGGCAATCTTCGCTGACGACGGTACGGACATGTTTTTAGCGACCAAACTTTATTTGTTGCTCACCGGATGCTTCGTGTAGCTATAAGCCACCGGGGCGTCCTTATTGTGTGCCTTTACGAGAAACAGACCACGTGCAAAAAATACTCGTAATGCTGTGTTGTAGTATTCTTTGTGCTTTGGTTTATCGTATCTAATTAaaaggaccctattctgaggtctcaattCTTTCCCACGATCTTCCCGACTca
The sequence above is a segment of the Littorina saxatilis isolate snail1 linkage group LG3, US_GU_Lsax_2.0, whole genome shotgun sequence genome. Coding sequences within it:
- the LOC138962719 gene encoding uncharacterized protein — protein: MADHEENSETSSVSSLELSCYSSDFEVLNEHDLQPYQFEPELSDAEVEETPDRDDFSESLDRLMSTNWCQCANCAGMGSIRECRCCQEIPEMESLTVSTGVGCITDHPGFRSVCLDHYVLETCYHWYNQQYGRAIQDANEQYRYVAYRMLVRWVWKWLGETSGSPYQLVRLQELENSFLVQMGSTWVIGTHDLPITGRTPYH